CGCGAGCCGAAGGATGTGACTGTTATAGTATCAGTTTTGACTATCAGCAGCGACATCAGCGAGAATTAACAGCCGCCGCCGCGATCGCCAGCGCCGCCAGGGTGAAACAACATCAGGTAGTTAACTTCGATCTGCGTACCTGGGGAGGTTCGGCACTCACCGATGCACAAATTGATTTACCTAGCGATCGCACTTTAGCAGAAATGTCGCAAAATATCCCTATAACCTACGTTCCTGCTCGCAATACGATCTTTCTAAGCTTTGGTTTAGCTTACGCAGAAGCAATTGGTGCAGAACGAGTTTATTTAGGAGTAAATGCTTTAGACTATTCCGGTTATCCTGACTGTCGTCCTGATTACATTCAGGCGATGCAAGAAGTGTTTCGCTTGGGTACGAAAAAAGGTCGCGAAGGACAAGAAATTAAAATTGTCGCGCCACTAATTGAGATGAAAAAAACCGAAATTATTCAATTAGGTAATCAACTCGGCGTACCTTGGGAATTAACTTGGTCTTGTTATGCTGGCGAGGAAGTAGCTTGTGGTGTTTGCGACTCCTGTCGCTTGCGCTTAGCTGCTTTTGCTGATTTAGGTTTATCCGATCCCCTATCTTACTCTAGCAAATAAGCAAATATTTTTTCTTTTTCCTTTTGTTTGAATTTTAGATTTAAACTTTTTAATTAACAGCATGAATAGTTGGAAAACAAATTCATTTTTTACTGCAATTTACGACATTTTAATTGTTGACGATCAGCCTGAAAATCTCAGACTTTTATCTAGTATCCTTAGCGAGCAAGGTTATAAAGTTCGTCGCGTGATTAATGGTAATTTGGCTCTAAACGCCGCTCAATTAGAACCTCCAGATTTAATTTTACTTGATATTACTATGCCAGAAATTAATGGTTATGAGGTTTGTGAAAAACTCAAACAAAAACCGGAAACCAAAGAAATTCCCGTAATTTTCCTGAGTGCTAAAGACGATCTTTTTGATAAAGTTCTCGCTTTTGAAGTTGGCGGTGCAGATTATATTACCAAACCATTTTACGTCCAAGAAGTAATACTCCGTGTGAGAAATCAGTTGATTCTCCATCAACAGCAAAAGCAACTAATAGAAGAAATCCGCGCTCGCCAAGAAGCAGAATCGGCTCTTAAAAAAGCCGAATTAGAAATTACACGCCTAACTGAAAAACTAGAAAACAGTCATCAAAAATGAACGATGTAAACTCGCAGCAACTTGCTCGGAACAACAATCAACAGAACCAAGGAAACATTTTAATCGTTGATGATGTGCCAGATAACTTGCGAGTTTTGTCTCATTTACTTCAGTCGCAAGGTTATAAGGTTCGTCCGGTTATCAATGGTGCAATGGCGATCGCCGCAGCTAAAACTATCAAACCAGATTTAATTTTGCTAGATATTAATATGCCGCAGATGAATGGCTTTCAGGTTTGCGAAAAGTTAAAAGCCAGTGAAACAACTGCTGATATCCCAGTTATTTTTTTAAGTGCATTACATGAAATTGCTGATAAAATAAAAGCTTTTGAAGTAGGAGGAGCAGATTATATTACTAAACCATTTAATATTCAAGAAGTGTTAGTTAGGATTCAAAATCAGCTTGCTCAACAACAACTACGTCAGCAACTAAATGAACAGAATTTACGCTTACAAGCGGAAATTAAAGAACGACAAAAGACTGAAGAAGAAATTCGCCTTTTACTATCGACAACTCAAGCGATTAATGAGTCAATTGACTTTCAATCGGCTTTACAAGTTACCCTGACTCAAGTTTGTGAAACAATTGGCTGGGATTTCGGCGAAGCTTGGATTCCTAACCAGGATAATACTGTTCTCGAATACAGTCAGGGAGGATATGCTAAAAATCCTAATTTGGAAGAATTTCGACGTAAAAGCCAACGCTTTACTTATGCACCAGATATGGGTTTACCTGGACGAATTTGGTCATCTCAGCAATTTGAGTGGCGAGAAGATGTTTCTGTGGAATCGCGCCGGAATTTTACTCGCAGTCAATTGGCTGCTGAAGTAGGATTAAAAGCTTGTTTTGGCGTTCCTTTATTG
Above is a window of Oscillatoria salina IIICB1 DNA encoding:
- the queC gene encoding 7-cyano-7-deazaguanine synthase QueC, translating into MKAVVLLSGGLDSSTVLYQARAEGCDCYSISFDYQQRHQRELTAAAAIASAARVKQHQVVNFDLRTWGGSALTDAQIDLPSDRTLAEMSQNIPITYVPARNTIFLSFGLAYAEAIGAERVYLGVNALDYSGYPDCRPDYIQAMQEVFRLGTKKGREGQEIKIVAPLIEMKKTEIIQLGNQLGVPWELTWSCYAGEEVACGVCDSCRLRLAAFADLGLSDPLSYSSK
- a CDS encoding response regulator produces the protein MNSWKTNSFFTAIYDILIVDDQPENLRLLSSILSEQGYKVRRVINGNLALNAAQLEPPDLILLDITMPEINGYEVCEKLKQKPETKEIPVIFLSAKDDLFDKVLAFEVGGADYITKPFYVQEVILRVRNQLILHQQQKQLIEEIRARQEAESALKKAELEITRLTEKLENSHQK